AGCAGCGCCAGCAGCCCGACCCGGGCGGTGCCGGTGAGCAGCAGCACCGCGACGGCCGTCTGGACGGCGCACCGCAGCAGGTCGGAGGCCAGCATGATCCGCCGTCTCGGTATCCGGTCCGCCCAGACGCCCCCGACCAGGGTGAACACCAGCAGCGGGAGCAGCCCGGCGGCCGTCACCAGCCCCACGTCGACGGCCGAGCCGCCGATCGACAGCACGGCGAAGGGCAGCGCCACGAACGACACCCGGTCTCCCAGGGTCGACAGCGACTGGCCGACGAACAGCCTGGCGAACTGGCGCTCGGTGCGGAGCACTTCAGGAATCAGGGCACCCACGGAACCTCCCCAACGGACTCGACGGACCTGACGGACCTGTCGGACCTGACGAACTCGACGGACCCGACCACGCGCCCACCGGAACAGCGAGCAGGGCGATCGTAGGAAGCCCGCCGACCCCCTGTCGCATCATTTATCCGCAACGCGTCGAATGCCCCGATTGCACCCAACTCGGCTACTTTCAAAGGCAGTTGGCGGCCAAGAACCGCCGACACCACCCCGGCGGAGCACCGGCCTTCCCCGCTCCCTCCCTCCCAATCCCACCGATCGGCCAGACTTCTCCCACCGATCCGCCGACCCTCCCCTCGCCCTCCCGCCCGATCTCCCGTCAACAGGTCGTCCACACACCACGCAGGACCCGACGTGACGAGGGCGTGATCCGGGCGCGACGCGCTTGTGATTGCCACGTTCGAGTGAATAGGCTCGCCCCGGCTCGCACCGCCGGGCCCCCGCACGCGACAACGCCGAGCCCTGTCCACCGCGCTGCGGGTCGACCACCAAGACCCTTGGGCAGGGGCGGGGAACCACGATTGTTGCCGTCCCCACGGCTAGGGGTGAAGCCGTCCGCACCGGGTGACCGGAGCGCGACGGCCTGGCCTCCCTCCCGGCCCGAACCCGACAGCTCACCCCGTAGGCGTGCGGAGAGGATCTCGCATGCTCTTCACGGGTTCGGGACGCCACCGCCGGCAGGGTCCGGCGGAGAAGGCGGCCGAGCGGGCGATCGCGGCAGCCGGCGTGGCCGGTGTCGGCATCGCCCTGCCGCTGCTCGCCGTCACCGGCGCACACGCCGCCCCCAGCGCGGTCTGGGACCGGGTCGCCGACTGCGAGAGCGGAGGGAACTGGAGTTCCGACGTGGGCAACGGCATCTACGGCGGCCTGGGGATCACCGCCCAGCGCTGGAACGACTACGGCGGCACCCAGTACTCGGCGCTGCCGAACGGGGCCACCCGCAGCCAGCAGATCGCCGTCGCCGAACGCATCCTGGCCACCGAGGGCCCCTCGCCCTGGTCGGCGTGCGCGGACGACGCGGGCCTGAACACCGCCAGCGCGCCGGGCGTGGTCGACGACAACGACTCGGCGGACGAGACGGGTTCGCTGCGCGGCGCGCGCGGCGTCGCGGCGGTCAACGCCGCCCCGGACGGCAGCACCGTCCCGGACGGGAGGAGCACGCCGGTGTTCTCCGGCCTGCCCGGCTACGACCCGGTCTCGCACGTGTACTGGTACGAGAAGAACGGCGCCTGGTTCTGGACCAGCCACCAGAGCCTGTACGAGCGCTACATGCAGCTGACGCACCCCCAGCCGCACCCGAGCGCGCCGACCACGACCACCCCGGACCCGACCGTCCCCACCCCGAACGCCCCGGACGCCTCGGCCACCCCGACCGTCCCGCCGGTCTCCCCCACCGACCCGGCCGCTCCCGGCGACCCCACCGACCCGACCGCCTCGCCCAGCCCGAGCACGCCCACCGACGGCAGCACCGGCACCGACGGCGGGAACGGGGGCGGCCTGCTGCCCACCCTCCCGGTCACCCCGTCCCCCGGCCCGTCCACCGGCACCAGCGGCACCCCGGACGCGTCGCCCAACGGCGGCACCACCACCGCCCCGAGCGCGGGCAGCGGCACGACCGCGCCCACGGACGCGTCCACCGCCCCGGCGGCCCCGACCACCTCGACGGTCCCGACCCCGGCAGCGTCCCCGGCCCCGTCCGCGCAGCCGTACACCGTCGGCCCCGGCGACACGCTGGCCTCGATCGCCCGCAGCAACGCCGTGGGCGGCGGCTGGTCCGAGCTCTACCAGTCGAACCAGCAGCTGATCGGCGAGAACCCGAACCTGATCCGGCCCGGCCAGGTGCTGAACCTGGGCTGACGGACGCCCGGACCGGCCGCCGTCACTTCGGGACGGCGGCCAGTCCGGTGCAGCCGCGCAGGCCGTCGCGGCGCTGCTGGGCGGCCTTCGCGGCGTTGCCGCTCTGCGGGACGGGCACGCCGCGGCCGTCGATGTGGGCGGGGTGAAGGTCTCGCCGGTGACGCGGCCGTCGCGCGGTGACGGTGATCGTGGTGACGCCGGTCTCGTCGGAGGCGGTGTAGTTCGAGGTGCCGTACCAGAGGAAGTTGCCGAAGCCGTACGCCACGTAGGTGTTCCCGAGCATGCCCGCGCCGAGCATGGTGTGGGCGTGGGTGCCGACCACGGCGGTCGCTCCGGCGTCGGCGAGCTTCTTGGCCAGCGAGGTCTGCGCGCGGGTCGGGCAGGCTACGCCCTCGTCGCCCCAGTGCAGGTAGACCAGGACCACGGGCGCCTGCGCCTTCGCCCCGGCCACGGCCCGCAGCAGGGCGGTCTCGTCGAGGGCGGACGCGATGCCGGGCTTGTGCGCGCCGGCCCGCCACTTCTGGTTGGTGATCTCGTTGACCTGACTGGCCGCCAGGACGGCGACCCGCACGCCGCGCACGGTGGTCAGGTAGGGGGCGTACGCCTCCTCGGCGTCCTTGCCGATGCCGATCACGGGCACCGGGGAGGCGGCCTTGGCGGCGAGGGTGTCGGCGAGCCCGTCGGGCCGAAGTCGACGGCGTGGTTGTTGGCCTGGGAGACCACGTCGACGCCCGCGTCCTTGAGCGCGCCGAGCGCCTTGGGCGTGGTGCGGAAGGTGTAGGTCTTGGGTTCGGCCTTGCCGCGGCCGGTGATCGCGGTCTCCAGGTTGAGCACCGCCAGGTCGGCGGCGGAGAGCGCGCCGGAGATCGGCCGAGCGCGGTGTCGGCCTTGGCGGCGCCGAGTCGGGCGGCGGTCCGCCCTTCGAAGTGGACGTCCCCGGCGAACGCCACCGTGATGCCGCTCCCCGCCCCGGCCCCCTGGCCGGGGCCCGGGCTCGCGCCGGAGGCCGTCGCGGCGGGGTCCTGCGGGGCCCCGCTCCCCGACCCGGCGGGCGCCGAACCGGTCGGCGCGGCCGATCCGGTGGCCGCGGCGGACGCCGACCCGCCCCCGGCGGTGGGGGCGGCCCGGTCCCCGGCGGGGGACGGCCCGCCGCATCCGGCGAGGGCGCCCAGCAGCAGGACGGCGGTGGCGGTGGTGGCGGCTGTGCCGCCCGTGGTGCGACGCATGAACGAACCCCCCGGCAGTTCGGTGACGACGCACTGTATCCGCGCCACTCGAACACCGGAAGACCGCAACGGCACCGCACGGTGACCGTTTCCGTCAGCCGCCCACTGCTCCAGTCAGGTCGGATGATCGGACGAGCGGATCAGCGGGCGGTCGGTCCGGCCGTCGGCTCAGGCCAGCACGCCGGCGGCGCGCAGCAGCCAGCGGTTGGTCCGGCCGACCAGTCCGGCCCGGTCCAGCACGGAGACCACCTTCTGCGCCATCTCGACCTTGGTGGCCCGCCAGTGCGGGTTGGCGCGGGCGACGGCCCGGCCTGTCTTCGGGTCGATGCCGACCGCGGCGTACAGCCGGGGTGGATCAGCGCGGTGGTGGCGTAGTAGACGATCAGTCCGATGAACAGCTGCTCGTACCGGCGGCGGACCGGGCCGAGGCGCTTGCGGACCAGTTCCTCGCGGGCGTAGCTGATGTGCCGGGCCTCCTCGATGACGTGGATCCGGGAGACCTGGCGGGTGAGCGGCTGGAGGGTGTCGTCGTTCATCACCTCGCGCTGGAAGGCGTCCAGGATCTCCTCGACGTACATGGTGCCGCCGAAGGTCTGGCTGTGGGTGGAGATCGCCTTGAAGAGCCGGCCCAGGTTGTGCGCGACGAATCCGGCGCCGTACGCGGGGACGCCCATCTTGGCGATCATGCGGGCGAACATGATCGAGTGCCGGCACTCGTCGGCGATCTCGGTGAGCGCGTACTGGACGTGGTTGCTGGTGGGGTCCCGGTCGAAGGCGTG
This is a stretch of genomic DNA from Kitasatospora fiedleri. It encodes these proteins:
- a CDS encoding transglycosylase family protein → MLFTGSGRHRRQGPAEKAAERAIAAAGVAGVGIALPLLAVTGAHAAPSAVWDRVADCESGGNWSSDVGNGIYGGLGITAQRWNDYGGTQYSALPNGATRSQQIAVAERILATEGPSPWSACADDAGLNTASAPGVVDDNDSADETGSLRGARGVAAVNAAPDGSTVPDGRSTPVFSGLPGYDPVSHVYWYEKNGAWFWTSHQSLYERYMQLTHPQPHPSAPTTTTPDPTVPTPNAPDASATPTVPPVSPTDPAAPGDPTDPTASPSPSTPTDGSTGTDGGNGGGLLPTLPVTPSPGPSTGTSGTPDASPNGGTTTAPSAGSGTTAPTDASTAPAAPTTSTVPTPAASPAPSAQPYTVGPGDTLASIARSNAVGGGWSELYQSNQQLIGENPNLIRPGQVLNLG
- a CDS encoding AurF N-oxygenase family protein, with translation MPPQPASTQSTRTAPDRERTAERLLASSAKLSFNPLKDVDWDADPIPGAYYCPPRHLSLYGTDLWERMTDEERIELSKHEVASIASVGIWFEEILMQMLLRHAFDRDPTSNHVQYALTEIADECRHSIMFARMIAKMGVPAYGAGFVAHNLGRLFKAISTHSQTFGGTMYVEEILDAFQREVMNDDTLQPLTRQVSRIHVIEEARHISYAREELVRKRLGPVRRRYEQLFIGLIVYYATTALIHPGCTPRSASTRRQAGPSPAPTRTGGPPRSRWRRRWSPCWTGPDWSAGPTAGCCAPPACWPEPTAGPTAR